The following coding sequences are from one Streptomyces venezuelae window:
- a CDS encoding GntR family transcriptional regulator → MPAATALTPATPTASAASAAPAKRLPAAERVYAHVKQAVLERRYEGGTLLTEGELAEAVGVSRTPVREALLRLEVEGLLRLYPKKGALVLPVSAQEIADVVETRLLVETHSVRKAVPAPAALIGRLEELLDRQRAQAAVGDLAEAAVTDRCFHAEIVRSGGNEILSRLYDQLRDRQLRMGVAVMHSHPDRIAKTLAEHEEILDALRRGDADAAVAVVTRHVGWFQNLARGEVR, encoded by the coding sequence ATGCCAGCCGCCACCGCTCTCACCCCCGCCACCCCCACCGCTTCCGCGGCTTCCGCCGCGCCCGCCAAGCGTCTCCCCGCCGCCGAGCGCGTCTACGCCCACGTCAAGCAGGCCGTCCTGGAGCGCCGCTACGAAGGCGGCACGCTCCTCACCGAGGGCGAGCTCGCCGAGGCCGTGGGGGTGTCCCGCACCCCCGTGCGCGAGGCGCTGCTGAGGCTGGAGGTCGAGGGGTTGCTGCGGCTCTACCCGAAGAAGGGCGCCCTCGTGCTGCCCGTCTCCGCGCAGGAGATCGCGGACGTCGTCGAGACGCGGCTGCTCGTCGAGACGCACTCCGTGCGCAAGGCGGTACCCGCGCCCGCGGCCCTGATCGGCCGCCTCGAAGAGCTCCTCGACCGGCAGCGCGCGCAGGCCGCCGTCGGTGACCTCGCCGAGGCCGCCGTCACCGACCGCTGCTTCCACGCGGAGATCGTCCGCAGCGGCGGCAACGAGATCCTGTCCCGCCTCTACGACCAGCTGCGCGACCGGCAGCTGCGGATGGGCGTCGCCGTGATGCACTCGCACCCCGACCGCATCGCGAAGACCCTCGCCGAGCACGAGGAGATCCTCGACGCGCTGCGTCGCGGCGACGCGGACGCGGCGGTCGCCGTGGTCACCCGGCACGTCGGCTGGTTCCAGAACCTGGCGCGGGGCGAGGTCCGATGA
- a CDS encoding D-alanyl-D-alanine carboxypeptidase family protein, producing the protein MNTGIKGARRATAVLVTASAMLAGGALTSPAHAAAPPKPSIVAKGGYVMNNATGKTLFTKTADTRRSTGSTTKIMTARVVLGQRNLNLNSKVKIDKAYSDYIVRNNYASSARLIVGDKVTVRQLLYGLMLPSGCDAAYALADKFGKGSTRAKRVKNFIGQMNSTAKTLGMRNTHFDSFDGIGHGANYSTPRDLTKLASNAMKYSTFRTVVKTKSTKQKVTTKSGGYRNMSWTNTNNLLGSYRGAIGVKTGSGPEAKYCLVFAATRNGKTVIGTVLTSSSLANRTKDAKKLLDYGFKVA; encoded by the coding sequence TTGAATACCGGCATCAAGGGCGCACGTCGCGCGACCGCCGTCCTCGTCACCGCGAGCGCGATGCTCGCCGGCGGCGCCCTCACCAGCCCGGCCCACGCGGCCGCACCGCCGAAGCCGTCCATCGTCGCCAAGGGCGGCTATGTGATGAACAACGCCACGGGGAAGACCCTCTTCACGAAGACGGCCGACACCCGCCGTTCCACCGGCTCCACGACGAAGATCATGACGGCACGCGTGGTGCTCGGTCAGCGGAACCTGAACCTGAACTCCAAGGTCAAGATCGACAAGGCGTACAGCGACTACATCGTCCGCAACAACTACGCCTCGTCGGCCCGCCTGATCGTCGGTGACAAGGTCACCGTCCGCCAGCTCCTCTACGGTCTGATGCTGCCGTCCGGCTGCGACGCGGCGTACGCGCTCGCGGACAAGTTCGGCAAGGGTTCGACCCGCGCCAAGCGCGTGAAGAACTTCATCGGCCAGATGAACTCGACCGCCAAGACGCTCGGCATGCGGAACACGCACTTCGACTCGTTCGACGGCATCGGGCACGGCGCCAACTACTCGACGCCGCGCGACCTGACGAAGCTCGCGAGCAACGCGATGAAGTACTCCACGTTCCGTACGGTCGTGAAGACGAAGTCGACGAAGCAGAAGGTCACCACGAAGTCCGGTGGCTACCGCAACATGTCGTGGACGAACACGAACAACCTCCTCGGCTCCTACCGCGGCGCCATCGGCGTGAAGACGGGCTCCGGCCCCGAGGCGAAGTACTGCCTCGTCTTCGCGGCGACCCGCAACGGCAAGACGGTCATCGGCACGGTCCTGACCTCTTCCTCGCTCGCCAACCGCACCAAGGACGCCAAGAAGCTCCTTGACTACGGCTTCAAGGTCGCGTGA
- the pdhA gene encoding pyruvate dehydrogenase (acetyl-transferring) E1 component subunit alpha yields the protein MTVESTAARKPRRSSTGGGKRASAKKPAPQKSTEPELVQLLDPEGKRVKDARNAVYDAYVADITAEELRGLYRDMVLTRRFDAEATALQRQGELGLWASLLGQEAAQIGSGRATRDDDYVFPTYREHGVAWCRGVDPTNLLGMFRGVNNGGWDPNSNNFHLYTIVIGSQTLHATGYAMGVAKDGADSAVIAYFGDGASSQGDVAESFTFSAVYNAPVVFFCQNNQWAISEPTEKQTRVPLYQRAQGFGFPGVRVDGNDVLACLAVTKWALERARNGEGPALIEAFTYRMGAHTTSDDPTKYRNDDERVAWEAKDPILRLRAYLESEGHADEGFFAELDDESEALGKRVREVVRAMPDPDLMAIFENVYADGHALVDEERAQFAAYQASFADAPAAGEVK from the coding sequence GTGACCGTGGAGAGCACCGCCGCGCGCAAACCGCGCCGCAGCAGTACCGGCGGCGGCAAGCGCGCAAGCGCCAAGAAGCCCGCGCCGCAGAAAAGCACCGAGCCCGAGCTCGTCCAGCTGCTCGACCCCGAGGGCAAGCGGGTCAAGGACGCGAGGAACGCGGTGTACGACGCGTACGTCGCCGACATCACCGCGGAAGAGCTGCGCGGTCTCTACCGCGACATGGTCCTCACCCGCCGCTTCGACGCCGAGGCCACCGCACTGCAGCGCCAGGGCGAGCTGGGCCTGTGGGCCTCGCTGCTCGGCCAGGAGGCCGCCCAGATCGGTTCGGGCCGCGCCACCCGCGACGACGACTACGTCTTCCCCACCTACCGGGAGCACGGCGTCGCCTGGTGCCGCGGCGTCGACCCGACGAACCTGCTCGGCATGTTCCGCGGCGTGAACAACGGCGGCTGGGACCCGAACAGCAACAACTTCCACCTGTACACGATCGTCATCGGCTCGCAGACCCTGCACGCCACCGGCTACGCGATGGGCGTGGCCAAGGACGGTGCGGACTCGGCGGTGATCGCGTACTTCGGCGACGGCGCCTCCAGCCAGGGCGACGTGGCGGAATCGTTCACCTTCTCCGCGGTCTACAACGCGCCCGTCGTGTTCTTCTGCCAGAACAACCAGTGGGCCATCTCCGAGCCCACCGAGAAGCAGACCCGGGTGCCGCTGTACCAGCGCGCGCAGGGTTTCGGCTTCCCCGGCGTACGGGTCGACGGCAACGACGTCCTGGCCTGTCTCGCGGTCACCAAGTGGGCGCTGGAGCGCGCCCGCAACGGCGAGGGCCCGGCGCTGATCGAGGCGTTCACGTACCGCATGGGCGCGCACACGACCTCCGACGACCCGACCAAGTACCGCAACGACGACGAGCGGGTGGCCTGGGAGGCCAAGGACCCGATCCTGCGGCTCCGGGCGTACCTGGAGTCCGAAGGTCACGCGGATGAGGGATTTTTCGCGGAACTCGACGACGAGAGCGAAGCGTTGGGCAAGCGAGTGCGAGAGGTGGTGCGGGCGATGCCGGATCCGGATCTGATGGCGATCTTCGAGAACGTCTATGCCGACGGGCATGCCCTCGTGGACGAGGAGCGCGCCCAGTTCGCCGCCTACCAGGCGTCGTTCGCGGACGCCCCCGCGGCAGGGGAGGTCAAGTAA
- a CDS encoding protein kinase domain-containing protein yields the protein MSSQDGAQGRYAGRSLAGGRYQLRDLLGEGGMASVHLAYDTVLDRQVAIKTLHTELGREQSFRERFRREAQSVAKLTHTNIVSVFDTGEDDLDGTTMPYIVMEYVEGKPLGSVLDASVAQFGAMPSDQALKITADVLAALEISHEMGLVHRDIKPGNVMMTKRNVVKVMDFGIARAMQSGVTSMTQTGMVVGTPQYLSPEQALGRGVDARSDLYSVGIMLFQLVTGRLPFEADSPLAIAYAHVQEEPVAPSSINRSLPPAVDAIVARALKKNPNERFPTAEAMRDECLRVAQSFQAAAPSIVPGAPTASGAGVGSAVFPPVDTSMPQSGAVQTPYQPGSYGPATPSPAPTPGYGYPQQSGYQTPPPVNAYAPQQQGAHTPPPYNLSPQPATTASPSGSGGAGGGKRNMPVIVGSIVVALLAIGGLITALSLSGGDDGKEAGGDKSTQPVAGHKGPDRAQVIETEKCTEPDVGYNDEEKIKVPDFTFKDWRSVLSCLQAAGWQHDKRKVNENAYGEDTVMRQTPKEGTEVDPKNLEIQFDVSTGNPA from the coding sequence ATGAGCAGCCAGGACGGCGCACAGGGGCGGTACGCGGGGCGTTCGCTGGCCGGTGGCCGCTACCAACTGCGCGATCTGCTCGGCGAGGGCGGCATGGCGTCGGTGCATCTCGCGTACGACACCGTCCTCGACCGCCAAGTCGCAATCAAGACACTTCACACCGAACTCGGTCGCGAACAGTCGTTCCGCGAGCGCTTCCGCCGCGAGGCCCAGTCGGTGGCGAAGCTCACGCACACGAACATCGTGTCGGTCTTCGACACCGGCGAGGACGATCTGGACGGCACGACGATGCCGTACATCGTCATGGAGTACGTCGAGGGCAAGCCGCTCGGCTCCGTGCTCGACGCGTCCGTCGCCCAGTTCGGCGCGATGCCGAGCGACCAGGCGCTGAAGATCACCGCGGATGTCCTGGCGGCGCTGGAGATCAGCCACGAGATGGGCCTGGTCCACCGCGACATCAAGCCCGGCAACGTCATGATGACCAAGCGCAACGTCGTCAAGGTCATGGACTTCGGCATCGCCCGCGCGATGCAGTCCGGCGTCACCTCCATGACGCAGACCGGCATGGTCGTCGGCACCCCGCAGTACCTCTCGCCCGAGCAGGCCCTGGGCCGCGGCGTCGACGCGCGCTCCGACCTCTACTCGGTCGGCATCATGCTCTTCCAGCTGGTCACCGGGCGGCTGCCCTTCGAGGCGGACTCGCCGCTCGCCATCGCGTACGCGCACGTCCAGGAGGAGCCCGTCGCGCCCTCCTCGATCAACCGCTCCCTGCCGCCGGCCGTGGACGCGATCGTCGCCCGCGCGCTGAAGAAGAACCCGAACGAGCGCTTCCCGACCGCCGAGGCCATGCGCGACGAGTGCCTGCGCGTCGCCCAGTCCTTCCAGGCGGCGGCCCCCAGCATCGTGCCGGGCGCACCGACGGCGAGCGGCGCGGGCGTCGGCTCGGCGGTCTTCCCGCCGGTCGACACGTCGATGCCCCAGAGCGGCGCCGTCCAGACGCCGTACCAGCCGGGTTCCTACGGCCCCGCGACCCCGTCCCCCGCGCCGACGCCGGGCTACGGCTACCCGCAGCAGAGCGGTTACCAGACCCCGCCGCCCGTCAACGCCTACGCCCCGCAGCAGCAGGGCGCGCACACCCCGCCGCCGTACAACCTCTCGCCGCAGCCCGCCACGACGGCCTCGCCGTCCGGTTCCGGCGGCGCGGGCGGCGGCAAGCGGAACATGCCGGTGATCGTCGGCTCGATCGTCGTCGCGCTCCTCGCCATCGGCGGCCTGATCACCGCTCTGTCGCTCAGCGGCGGTGACGACGGCAAGGAAGCCGGCGGCGACAAGTCGACGCAGCCGGTCGCCGGTCACAAGGGGCCCGACCGGGCCCAGGTGATCGAGACCGAGAAGTGCACCGAGCCCGATGTCGGTTACAACGACGAAGAGAAGATCAAGGTCCCGGACTTCACGTTCAAGGACTGGAGGTCGGTCCTGTCCTGCCTGCAGGCGGCCGGCTGGCAGCACGACAAGCGCAAGGTCAACGAGAACGCGTACGGCGAGGACACGGTCATGCGGCAGACCCCGAAGGAAGGCACGGAGGTCGACCCGAAGAACCTGGAGATCCAGTTCGACGTGTCCACGGGCAACCCGGCCTAG
- a CDS encoding alpha-ketoacid dehydrogenase subunit beta, with protein MAVQKLPIAKAINESLRTALENDPKVLIMGEDVGKLGGVFRVTDGLQKDFGEERVIDTPLAESGIVGTAIGLALRGYRPVVEIQFDGFVFPAYDQIVTQLAKMHARALGKIKMPVVIRIPYGGGIGAVEHHSESPETLFAHVAGLKVVSPSNSADAYWMMQQAIQSDDPVIFFEPKRRYWDKGEVDKEAIPGPLHKATVAREGTDLTLAAYGPMVKVCLEAAAAAAEEGKSLEVVDLRSMSPVDFDSVQASVEKTRRLVVVHEAPVFLGTGAEIAARITERCFYHLEAPVLRVGGYHAPYPPARLEEEYLPGLDRVLDAVDRSLAY; from the coding sequence ATGGCTGTCCAGAAACTTCCCATCGCCAAGGCGATCAACGAATCCCTGCGCACCGCGCTGGAGAACGACCCCAAGGTCCTCATCATGGGTGAGGACGTCGGCAAGCTCGGCGGCGTCTTCCGGGTGACCGACGGACTGCAGAAAGACTTCGGCGAGGAGCGGGTCATCGACACCCCGCTCGCCGAGTCCGGCATCGTCGGCACGGCCATCGGCCTCGCCCTGCGGGGGTACCGCCCCGTGGTGGAGATCCAGTTCGACGGTTTCGTCTTCCCGGCGTACGACCAGATCGTCACGCAGCTCGCGAAGATGCACGCCCGTGCGCTCGGCAAGATCAAGATGCCCGTCGTCATCCGCATTCCGTACGGCGGCGGCATCGGCGCGGTGGAGCACCACAGCGAGTCCCCCGAGACGCTCTTCGCGCACGTCGCGGGCCTCAAGGTGGTCTCTCCTTCGAACTCGGCGGACGCCTACTGGATGATGCAGCAGGCCATCCAGAGCGACGACCCGGTGATCTTCTTCGAGCCGAAGCGGCGCTACTGGGACAAGGGCGAGGTCGACAAGGAAGCGATCCCCGGCCCCCTGCACAAGGCCACCGTCGCCCGCGAGGGCACCGACCTCACGCTCGCGGCGTACGGCCCGATGGTGAAGGTCTGTCTGGAGGCGGCCGCGGCCGCCGCGGAAGAGGGCAAGTCCCTGGAGGTCGTCGACCTGCGCTCGATGTCGCCGGTCGACTTCGACTCCGTGCAGGCGTCCGTCGAGAAGACGCGGCGGCTCGTCGTCGTCCACGAGGCCCCGGTCTTCCTGGGCACGGGCGCGGAGATCGCGGCGCGCATCACCGAGCGGTGTTTCTACCACCTGGAGGCGCCCGTGCTGCGGGTCGGCGGCTATCACGCCCCGTACCCGCCGGCGCGCCTCGAGGAGGAGTACCTGCCGGGCCTCGACCGGGTGCTCGACGCCGTCGACCGCTCGCTGGCGTACTGA
- a CDS encoding protein kinase domain-containing protein: MAQTQRAQGPSDPEASGGGMSDAPELWGNGGLVGDGRYRLTHRLGRGGMAEVFAAEDVRLGRTVAVKLLRSDLAEDPVSKARFTREAQSVAGLNHHAVVAVYDSGEDVVGPNVVPYIVMEIVEGRTIRDLLLNAEAPGPEQALIIVSGVLEALAYSHQHGIVHRDIKPANVIITHTGAVKVMDFGIARALHGAQSTMTQTGMVMGTPQYLSPEQALGKAVDHRSDLYATGCLLYELLALRPPFTGETPLSVVYQHVQDQAVPPSEVSDAAPPELDGLVMRSLAKDPDDRFQTAEEMRGLVQYGLQMLAEQGSHTGTWNTGPVAMHEGGGTPAMGVAGTTAMAHPDSGTAQIPSPMLRPPGDDGGFDGGHRGGTGGRRGRLWIVAVLAIIAIAVGVAFALNASDKKDKKDPPKTPATKQSQSKEPSKSADDETQDETSDPDTGTGGETDYTEPTNRPTNPTYPTTRPSTPTGDPSTPTGDPSTPTQDPTKPTQDPTEPSDPPTDPGGDDEGAGNGGGGEGEGA, encoded by the coding sequence ATGGCACAGACGCAGCGCGCTCAGGGCCCGTCCGACCCCGAGGCGTCTGGCGGCGGTATGTCAGACGCGCCTGAATTGTGGGGGAACGGCGGGCTCGTCGGCGACGGCCGGTACCGGCTGACCCACAGACTCGGCCGGGGCGGCATGGCCGAGGTCTTCGCGGCCGAGGACGTGCGTCTCGGCCGTACGGTCGCGGTCAAGCTGCTCCGCTCCGATCTCGCGGAGGACCCGGTCTCGAAGGCGCGTTTCACGCGTGAGGCGCAGTCCGTGGCCGGTCTCAACCACCACGCCGTGGTCGCGGTGTACGACTCCGGTGAAGACGTCGTCGGGCCGAATGTCGTCCCGTACATCGTCATGGAGATCGTCGAGGGCCGGACGATCCGCGATCTGCTGCTCAACGCGGAGGCGCCGGGTCCGGAGCAGGCGCTCATCATCGTGTCGGGCGTCCTGGAGGCCCTGGCCTATTCGCACCAGCACGGCATCGTGCACCGCGACATCAAGCCCGCGAACGTGATCATCACCCACACCGGCGCGGTGAAGGTGATGGACTTCGGCATCGCCCGCGCCCTGCACGGCGCGCAGTCGACGATGACGCAGACCGGCATGGTCATGGGCACGCCCCAGTACCTGTCGCCGGAGCAGGCGCTCGGCAAGGCCGTTGACCACCGCTCCGACCTGTACGCGACGGGCTGTCTCCTCTACGAGCTGCTCGCGCTGCGGCCCCCGTTCACCGGTGAGACGCCGCTCTCCGTCGTCTACCAGCACGTCCAGGACCAGGCCGTGCCGCCGTCCGAGGTCTCGGACGCGGCGCCGCCGGAGCTGGACGGGCTCGTCATGCGCTCCCTCGCGAAGGACCCGGACGACCGGTTCCAGACCGCCGAGGAGATGCGCGGCCTGGTCCAGTACGGGCTGCAGATGCTGGCCGAGCAGGGCAGTCACACGGGGACCTGGAACACCGGCCCCGTGGCGATGCACGAGGGGGGCGGCACCCCGGCGATGGGCGTCGCGGGCACCACGGCGATGGCGCACCCGGACTCCGGTACCGCGCAGATCCCGAGCCCGATGCTGCGTCCCCCGGGCGACGACGGCGGCTTCGACGGCGGGCACCGCGGCGGCACGGGCGGACGCCGCGGCAGGCTGTGGATCGTCGCCGTGCTCGCGATCATCGCCATCGCGGTGGGTGTGGCGTTCGCGCTGAACGCGAGCGACAAGAAGGACAAGAAGGACCCGCCGAAGACTCCCGCGACGAAGCAGTCGCAGTCGAAGGAGCCGAGCAAGAGCGCGGACGACGAGACGCAGGACGAGACGTCGGACCCGGACACGGGCACGGGCGGCGAGACGGACTACACCGAGCCGACGAACCGGCCGACGAACCCGACGTATCCGACGACGCGTCCGTCGACGCCGACGGGGGACCCCTCGACGCCGACGGGGGACCCGAGCACCCCCACCCAGGACCCGACCAAGCCGACTCAGGACCCGACCGAGCCCTCGGACCCGCCGACCGATCCCGGTGGCGACGACGAGGGTGCGGGCAACGGTGGCGGCGGCGAGGGCGAAGGGGCCTGA
- a CDS encoding pyridoxamine 5'-phosphate oxidase family protein → MPTDDRLAFELLRRTDYGRVATSMRALPFLAAARHIVVDGKILLRMHKGYGYHQACVGSVVAYGADNLNVASAKDVQWTVQLVGVCDRVEPTNAELELFGSTPHYVDGELFDPVYLRIEPQFTTVHTLHTGHDRQLQHIL, encoded by the coding sequence ATGCCCACCGACGACCGGCTCGCCTTCGAACTGCTCCGCCGCACCGACTACGGCCGGGTGGCGACCAGCATGCGCGCGCTGCCCTTCCTCGCCGCGGCCCGGCACATCGTCGTGGACGGGAAGATCCTGCTCCGCATGCACAAGGGATACGGCTACCACCAGGCCTGCGTCGGCAGCGTCGTCGCGTACGGCGCGGACAACCTCAACGTGGCGAGCGCGAAGGACGTCCAGTGGACCGTCCAGCTCGTCGGCGTCTGCGACCGGGTCGAGCCGACCAACGCGGAGCTCGAACTCTTCGGGTCCACCCCGCACTACGTGGACGGCGAGCTCTTCGACCCGGTCTACCTGCGGATAGAGCCGCAGTTCACCACGGTCCACACGCTGCACACCGGCCACGACCGCCAGCTGCAGCACATCCTGTAG
- a CDS encoding response regulator has protein sequence MREDGKITVFLLDDHEVVRRGVHELLSVEADIEVVGEAGTAADALVRIPATRPDVAVLDVRLPDGSGVEVCREIRSQNEDIKCLMLTSFADDEALFDAIMAGASGYVLKAIRGNELLTAVRDVAAGKSLLDPVATARVLERLRDGNNAKGDDRLANLTDQERKILDLIGEGLTNRVIGERLHLAEKTIKNYVSSLLSKLGMERRSQAAAYVARMQAEKQH, from the coding sequence GTGCGCGAAGATGGAAAAATTACGGTTTTTCTCCTCGACGACCATGAAGTGGTCCGGCGGGGAGTCCATGAGCTGCTGTCCGTCGAGGCCGACATCGAAGTGGTCGGCGAGGCCGGCACCGCGGCGGACGCCCTGGTCAGGATCCCGGCGACCCGCCCCGACGTGGCGGTTCTCGACGTGCGCCTGCCGGACGGCAGCGGTGTCGAGGTGTGCCGCGAGATCCGTTCGCAGAACGAGGACATCAAATGCCTGATGCTCACCTCGTTCGCCGACGACGAGGCCCTTTTCGACGCGATCATGGCCGGTGCCTCGGGATATGTCCTCAAGGCCATCCGCGGCAATGAGCTCCTCACCGCCGTGCGCGACGTGGCCGCGGGAAAGTCCCTGCTCGACCCCGTCGCGACCGCCCGGGTCCTGGAGCGGCTGCGTGACGGCAACAACGCCAAGGGCGACGACCGTCTCGCCAACCTCACCGATCAGGAGCGGAAGATCCTCGACCTGATCGGCGAGGGCCTGACCAACCGCGTGATCGGTGAGCGGCTGCACCTCGCCGAGAAGACGATCAAGAACTACGTCTCCAGCCTGCTGTCCAAGCTGGGCATGGAGCGGCGCTCCCAGGCCGCGGCGTACGTGGCGCGCATGCAGGCGGAGAAGCAGCACTGA
- a CDS encoding dihydrolipoamide acetyltransferase family protein: MTDTALAEFKMPDVGEGLTEAEILKWYVQPGDTVTDGQVVCEVETAKAAVELPIPFNGVVRELRFPEGTTVDVGQVIIAVDVSGGGAPVAEQATVPEPAPTAESVAAAEPEAESAAPEGRKPVLVGYGVAESSTKRRARKPAAPEAPAAPAAVPAPAASAPTPAPAPVPAPQSPSLNGHNGARPLAKPPVRKLAKDLGVDLATITPSGPDGIITREDVHAAVAPAPAAAPAPQAPEPVEAPAPAVPSPVAGADARETRIPIKGVRKATAQAMVESAFTAPHVTEFVTVDVTRTMKLVEELKQDKAFEGLRVNPLLLVSKALLVAIKRNPEVNAAWDEANQEIVQKHYVNLGIAAATPRGLIVPNIKDAHAKTLPELAASLGELVSTARAGKTSPGAMQGGTVTITNVGVFGVDTGTPILNPGESAILAVGAIKLQPWVHKGKVKPRQVTTLALSFDHRLVDGELGSKVLADVAAILEQPKRLMTWA; encoded by the coding sequence ATGACAGACACCGCTCTTGCCGAGTTCAAGATGCCCGACGTGGGCGAGGGACTCACCGAGGCCGAGATCCTCAAGTGGTACGTACAGCCCGGTGACACGGTCACCGACGGCCAGGTCGTGTGCGAGGTCGAGACGGCCAAGGCCGCCGTCGAACTCCCCATTCCGTTCAACGGCGTCGTACGGGAGCTGCGGTTCCCCGAGGGCACCACGGTCGACGTCGGCCAGGTGATCATCGCGGTGGACGTGTCGGGCGGAGGCGCCCCGGTCGCCGAGCAGGCGACGGTGCCCGAGCCGGCGCCGACCGCGGAGTCCGTGGCGGCTGCCGAGCCCGAGGCGGAGTCCGCCGCTCCGGAGGGCCGCAAGCCCGTGCTCGTCGGGTACGGGGTCGCCGAGTCCTCCACCAAGCGCCGGGCCCGCAAGCCCGCCGCGCCGGAGGCGCCCGCCGCTCCCGCCGCGGTACCGGCACCGGCCGCCTCGGCACCGACACCCGCACCGGCACCCGTGCCCGCACCGCAGTCCCCGTCCCTGAACGGGCACAACGGCGCCCGGCCGCTCGCCAAGCCGCCGGTCCGCAAGCTCGCCAAGGACCTCGGCGTGGACCTCGCGACGATCACGCCGTCCGGCCCCGACGGGATCATCACCCGCGAGGACGTGCACGCGGCGGTGGCCCCGGCCCCGGCCGCCGCACCGGCCCCGCAGGCGCCCGAGCCGGTCGAGGCACCCGCCCCCGCGGTGCCGTCCCCCGTGGCCGGTGCGGACGCCCGCGAGACCCGCATCCCGATCAAGGGTGTCCGCAAGGCCACCGCGCAGGCGATGGTCGAGTCGGCGTTCACGGCGCCGCACGTCACGGAGTTCGTGACGGTCGACGTCACGCGGACGATGAAGCTGGTCGAGGAGCTCAAGCAGGACAAGGCGTTCGAGGGGCTGCGGGTCAACCCGCTGCTGCTCGTCTCCAAGGCCCTGCTCGTGGCGATCAAGCGGAACCCGGAGGTCAACGCGGCCTGGGACGAGGCGAACCAGGAGATCGTCCAGAAGCACTACGTGAACCTGGGCATCGCCGCGGCCACCCCGCGCGGTCTGATCGTGCCGAACATCAAGGACGCGCACGCCAAGACCCTGCCCGAACTGGCCGCGTCGCTCGGTGAGTTGGTGTCCACGGCCCGCGCGGGCAAGACCTCGCCCGGCGCCATGCAGGGCGGCACGGTCACGATCACGAACGTCGGTGTCTTCGGCGTCGACACGGGCACGCCGATCCTGAACCCCGGCGAGTCCGCGATCCTCGCGGTCGGCGCGATCAAGCTCCAGCCGTGGGTCCACAAGGGCAAGGTGAAGCCCCGTCAGGTGACGACGCTCGCGCTGTCCTTCGACCACCGCCTGGTGGACGGGGAGCTCGGCTCGAAGGTGCTCGCCGATGTGGCGGCCATCCTGGAGCAGCCGAAGCGGCTCATGACCTGGGCGTAG